In Peromyscus leucopus breed LL Stock chromosome 11, UCI_PerLeu_2.1, whole genome shotgun sequence, a genomic segment contains:
- the LOC114685548 gene encoding zinc finger protein 93-like isoform X2, whose amino-acid sequence MQKLLSFRDVAIEFSAEEREYLELAQWNLYRDVMLENYSNLVFLGLAFSKPYLVTFLEQRKEPWSVKRHAKVGAHAGSKSYKCKECGKTFDWKPLLIKHQSIHTGGKPYICKECDKGFNYSFNLKKHQRIHTGEKPYKCEVCGKAFLCSSYLRKHQRIHTGEKPYKCEDCGKAFTSGSGLVVHRRVHTGEKPYECEECGKAFTIRIALSKHQRIHTGEKPYKCDECGKTFNVLSTLSKHQRIHTGEKPYKCEECGMAFNVRCILSKHQRIHTGEKPYKCQECGKAFICSSSLHQHQRIHTGEKPYKCDECGQAFTLASYLRKHRRIHIGEKPYTCKECGKAFYCSFSLIYHQRVHIGENPYKCDECGKTFSIYSSYMNHQRIHSGEKPYKCNECEKSFNNRQNLTRHQKVHTGEKAYKCKECGKAFTCTTGLTQHEKIHTGEKPYTCEECGKAFNSSSNLKHHCRLHSGEQPSKCEQHGNTLENCSGFTRHNRRHTRNNPV is encoded by the exons aAACTGCTCTCATTTAGAGATGTGGCCATTGAGTtttctgcagaagagagggaataCCTGGAGCTTGCTCAGTGGAATTTGTACAgggatgtgatgttggagaattacagcaACCTTGTGTTCCTGG GTCTTGCTTTCTCTAAGCCATACTTGGTCACATTTCTGGAACAAAGAAAAGAGCCGTGGAGTGTGAAGAGACATGCAAAAGTAGGCGCACATGCAG GATCAAAATCCtataaatgtaaagaatgtgggaAAACCTTTGATTGGAAACCGCTGCTTATAAAACACCAGAGTATTCATACAGGAGGGAAACCCTACATATGTAAAGAATGTGATAAAGGTTTTAACTATTCTTTCAACCTTAAAAAGCaccaaagaattcatactggagagaaaccctacaagtgtgaagtatgtggtaaagcttttctctgttcttcatATCTGCGTAAGCATCAAagaatccatactggagagaaaccctacaagtgtgaagatTGTGGCAAAGCTTTTACTAGTGGTTCAGGCCTTGTTGTTCACCGaagagttcatactggagagaaaccctatgaatgtgaaGAGTGCGGCAAGGCCTTTACTATTCGCATAGCCCTCTCtaaacatcaaagaattcatactggagagaaaccgtaCAAATGTGATGAATGTGGAAAGACTTTTAATGTTCTCTCAACACTTTCTAAACACcagagaattcacactggagagaaaccctacaaatgcgAAGAATGCGGCATGGCCTTTAACGTTCGCTGCATACTTTCTAAACACCAGAGgatccatactggagagaaaccctacaaatgtcaagagtgtggcaaagcctttatCTGTTCTTCCAGCCTTCACCAACACCAAcgaatacatactggagagaaaccctacaaatgtgaTGAATGTGGCCAGGCCTTCACTTTGGCTTCATACCTGCGTAAGCATAGGAGAATCCATATTGGTGAGAAACCCTACACATGCAAGGAATGTGGCAAAGCATTTTACTGTTCATTCAGTCTTATTTACCATCAGAGAGTTCATATTGGAGAGAACCCATATAAGTGTGATGAATGTGGAAAAACCTTTAGCATTTATTCATCCTATATGAATCACCAGCGAATTCATAGTGGagaaaaaccctacaaatgtaatgaatgtgagaaatcctttAATAACCGTCAAAATCTAACTCGACACCAAaaagttcatactggagagaaagccTACAAATGCAAAGAATGTGGCAAAGCTTTCACTTGTACTACAGGCCTTACTCAACATGAGAAAattcacactggggagaaaccctACACATGTGAAGAATGTGGTAAGGCCTTTAACTCTTCTTCAAACCTTAAACATCATTGCAGACTTCATAGTGGAGAGCAGCCCTCCAAATGTGAACAACATGGCAACACTCTTGAAAATTGTTCAGGATTTACTAGACACAACAGACGTCATACTAGAAACAATCCAGTTTAA
- the LOC114685548 gene encoding zinc finger protein 93-like isoform X1, producing MEKLLSFRDVAIEFSAEEREYLELAQWNLYRDVMLENYSNLVFLGLAFSKPYLVTFLEQRKEPWSVKRHAKVGAHAGSKSYKCKECGKTFDWKPLLIKHQSIHTGGKPYICKECDKGFNYSFNLKKHQRIHTGEKPYKCEVCGKAFLCSSYLRKHQRIHTGEKPYKCEDCGKAFTSGSGLVVHRRVHTGEKPYECEECGKAFTIRIALSKHQRIHTGEKPYKCDECGKTFNVLSTLSKHQRIHTGEKPYKCEECGMAFNVRCILSKHQRIHTGEKPYKCQECGKAFICSSSLHQHQRIHTGEKPYKCDECGQAFTLASYLRKHRRIHIGEKPYTCKECGKAFYCSFSLIYHQRVHIGENPYKCDECGKTFSIYSSYMNHQRIHSGEKPYKCNECEKSFNNRQNLTRHQKVHTGEKAYKCKECGKAFTCTTGLTQHEKIHTGEKPYTCEECGKAFNSSSNLKHHCRLHSGEQPSKCEQHGNTLENCSGFTRHNRRHTRNNPV from the exons aAACTGCTCTCATTTAGAGATGTGGCCATTGAGTtttctgcagaagagagggaataCCTGGAGCTTGCTCAGTGGAATTTGTACAgggatgtgatgttggagaattacagcaACCTTGTGTTCCTGG GTCTTGCTTTCTCTAAGCCATACTTGGTCACATTTCTGGAACAAAGAAAAGAGCCGTGGAGTGTGAAGAGACATGCAAAAGTAGGCGCACATGCAG GATCAAAATCCtataaatgtaaagaatgtgggaAAACCTTTGATTGGAAACCGCTGCTTATAAAACACCAGAGTATTCATACAGGAGGGAAACCCTACATATGTAAAGAATGTGATAAAGGTTTTAACTATTCTTTCAACCTTAAAAAGCaccaaagaattcatactggagagaaaccctacaagtgtgaagtatgtggtaaagcttttctctgttcttcatATCTGCGTAAGCATCAAagaatccatactggagagaaaccctacaagtgtgaagatTGTGGCAAAGCTTTTACTAGTGGTTCAGGCCTTGTTGTTCACCGaagagttcatactggagagaaaccctatgaatgtgaaGAGTGCGGCAAGGCCTTTACTATTCGCATAGCCCTCTCtaaacatcaaagaattcatactggagagaaaccgtaCAAATGTGATGAATGTGGAAAGACTTTTAATGTTCTCTCAACACTTTCTAAACACcagagaattcacactggagagaaaccctacaaatgcgAAGAATGCGGCATGGCCTTTAACGTTCGCTGCATACTTTCTAAACACCAGAGgatccatactggagagaaaccctacaaatgtcaagagtgtggcaaagcctttatCTGTTCTTCCAGCCTTCACCAACACCAAcgaatacatactggagagaaaccctacaaatgtgaTGAATGTGGCCAGGCCTTCACTTTGGCTTCATACCTGCGTAAGCATAGGAGAATCCATATTGGTGAGAAACCCTACACATGCAAGGAATGTGGCAAAGCATTTTACTGTTCATTCAGTCTTATTTACCATCAGAGAGTTCATATTGGAGAGAACCCATATAAGTGTGATGAATGTGGAAAAACCTTTAGCATTTATTCATCCTATATGAATCACCAGCGAATTCATAGTGGagaaaaaccctacaaatgtaatgaatgtgagaaatcctttAATAACCGTCAAAATCTAACTCGACACCAAaaagttcatactggagagaaagccTACAAATGCAAAGAATGTGGCAAAGCTTTCACTTGTACTACAGGCCTTACTCAACATGAGAAAattcacactggggagaaaccctACACATGTGAAGAATGTGGTAAGGCCTTTAACTCTTCTTCAAACCTTAAACATCATTGCAGACTTCATAGTGGAGAGCAGCCCTCCAAATGTGAACAACATGGCAACACTCTTGAAAATTGTTCAGGATTTACTAGACACAACAGACGTCATACTAGAAACAATCCAGTTTAA
- the LOC114685548 gene encoding zinc finger protein 501-like isoform X3: MLENYSNLVFLGLAFSKPYLVTFLEQRKEPWSVKRHAKVGAHAGSKSYKCKECGKTFDWKPLLIKHQSIHTGGKPYICKECDKGFNYSFNLKKHQRIHTGEKPYKCEVCGKAFLCSSYLRKHQRIHTGEKPYKCEDCGKAFTSGSGLVVHRRVHTGEKPYECEECGKAFTIRIALSKHQRIHTGEKPYKCDECGKTFNVLSTLSKHQRIHTGEKPYKCEECGMAFNVRCILSKHQRIHTGEKPYKCQECGKAFICSSSLHQHQRIHTGEKPYKCDECGQAFTLASYLRKHRRIHIGEKPYTCKECGKAFYCSFSLIYHQRVHIGENPYKCDECGKTFSIYSSYMNHQRIHSGEKPYKCNECEKSFNNRQNLTRHQKVHTGEKAYKCKECGKAFTCTTGLTQHEKIHTGEKPYTCEECGKAFNSSSNLKHHCRLHSGEQPSKCEQHGNTLENCSGFTRHNRRHTRNNPV, encoded by the exons atgttggagaattacagcaACCTTGTGTTCCTGG GTCTTGCTTTCTCTAAGCCATACTTGGTCACATTTCTGGAACAAAGAAAAGAGCCGTGGAGTGTGAAGAGACATGCAAAAGTAGGCGCACATGCAG GATCAAAATCCtataaatgtaaagaatgtgggaAAACCTTTGATTGGAAACCGCTGCTTATAAAACACCAGAGTATTCATACAGGAGGGAAACCCTACATATGTAAAGAATGTGATAAAGGTTTTAACTATTCTTTCAACCTTAAAAAGCaccaaagaattcatactggagagaaaccctacaagtgtgaagtatgtggtaaagcttttctctgttcttcatATCTGCGTAAGCATCAAagaatccatactggagagaaaccctacaagtgtgaagatTGTGGCAAAGCTTTTACTAGTGGTTCAGGCCTTGTTGTTCACCGaagagttcatactggagagaaaccctatgaatgtgaaGAGTGCGGCAAGGCCTTTACTATTCGCATAGCCCTCTCtaaacatcaaagaattcatactggagagaaaccgtaCAAATGTGATGAATGTGGAAAGACTTTTAATGTTCTCTCAACACTTTCTAAACACcagagaattcacactggagagaaaccctacaaatgcgAAGAATGCGGCATGGCCTTTAACGTTCGCTGCATACTTTCTAAACACCAGAGgatccatactggagagaaaccctacaaatgtcaagagtgtggcaaagcctttatCTGTTCTTCCAGCCTTCACCAACACCAAcgaatacatactggagagaaaccctacaaatgtgaTGAATGTGGCCAGGCCTTCACTTTGGCTTCATACCTGCGTAAGCATAGGAGAATCCATATTGGTGAGAAACCCTACACATGCAAGGAATGTGGCAAAGCATTTTACTGTTCATTCAGTCTTATTTACCATCAGAGAGTTCATATTGGAGAGAACCCATATAAGTGTGATGAATGTGGAAAAACCTTTAGCATTTATTCATCCTATATGAATCACCAGCGAATTCATAGTGGagaaaaaccctacaaatgtaatgaatgtgagaaatcctttAATAACCGTCAAAATCTAACTCGACACCAAaaagttcatactggagagaaagccTACAAATGCAAAGAATGTGGCAAAGCTTTCACTTGTACTACAGGCCTTACTCAACATGAGAAAattcacactggggagaaaccctACACATGTGAAGAATGTGGTAAGGCCTTTAACTCTTCTTCAAACCTTAAACATCATTGCAGACTTCATAGTGGAGAGCAGCCCTCCAAATGTGAACAACATGGCAACACTCTTGAAAATTGTTCAGGATTTACTAGACACAACAGACGTCATACTAGAAACAATCCAGTTTAA